The Streptobacillus canis genome window below encodes:
- a CDS encoding Panacea domain-containing protein produces the protein MEDIIDVARYISIKFLKKYGFNIDEIRLQKLVYFSQKESMLYTGNILFYSKMKAWKYGPVSIKVRMAYRNRKVFRKRKRLNVFNRYIINNVIEKYSSFSPSKLIELTHKEKAWRKAREGLDKDDRCTKNICIMLIYEENERVYDTYWDMYCDEFEDHIIDKRDDYGGENVYSLISIF, from the coding sequence ATGGAAGATATAATTGACGTTGCAAGATATATCTCTATTAAGTTTTTAAAGAAATATGGATTTAATATTGATGAAATAAGGCTACAAAAGCTTGTATATTTTTCTCAAAAAGAATCCATGCTTTATACTGGAAATATACTTTTTTATTCTAAGATGAAGGCTTGGAAATACGGGCCTGTATCTATAAAGGTAAGGATGGCATATAGGAATAGAAAGGTATTTAGAAAGAGGAAAAGGCTTAATGTTTTTAATAGATATATTATTAATAATGTAATAGAAAAATATTCATCATTTTCACCTAGTAAGTTAATAGAGTTAACCCATAAAGAAAAGGCATGGAGAAAAGCTAGAGAAGGGTTAGACAAAGATGATAGATGTACAAAAAATATATGTATTATGCTAATTTATGAAGAAAATGAAAGAGTTTATGATACTTACTGGGATATGTATTGTGATGAATTTGAAGATCATATTATAGATAAGAGGGACGATTATGGTGGGGAAAATGTATATAGCCTTATTTCCATATTTTGA
- a CDS encoding aldo/keto reductase, which translates to MNIGKLGFGVYKLTDEEKMRVALQTAVEAGYRLIDTATFYKNEKFIGDFLKTCKLKDELIITTKVWPSDMSYDDTLRSFEKSHKLLDGKVDILLTHWPHPEKFIESYKAMERLKNEGAVKEIGVCNFKIHHLEKLKANCSIKPFFNQVELHPKFSQPELREYLKKEGIQVEAWMPIAKAKYLDDEVLVEIAKKHDVTSSQVILNWHIQRGIYAIPKSETPSRIIENFNSQNFTLDEEDLRKIDLMDGGVRFSADPDEFPYDRKID; encoded by the coding sequence ATGAATATAGGGAAGTTAGGATTTGGAGTGTATAAATTAACTGATGAAGAAAAAATGAGAGTGGCACTTCAAACTGCAGTAGAAGCAGGTTATAGGTTAATAGATACAGCGACTTTCTATAAAAATGAGAAATTTATTGGAGATTTCTTAAAGACTTGTAAATTAAAAGATGAATTAATAATTACAACTAAAGTTTGGCCAAGTGATATGAGTTATGATGATACATTAAGATCATTTGAAAAAAGTCATAAACTACTAGATGGAAAAGTAGATATACTATTAACACACTGGCCACATCCAGAAAAGTTTATCGAATCATACAAGGCTATGGAAAGATTAAAAAATGAAGGAGCAGTTAAGGAAATAGGAGTATGTAATTTTAAGATACATCATTTAGAAAAACTTAAAGCTAATTGTTCTATTAAACCTTTCTTTAATCAAGTTGAGCTACATCCTAAGTTTTCACAACCTGAATTAAGAGAATATTTAAAGAAAGAAGGTATACAAGTAGAAGCTTGGATGCCTATAGCTAAAGCTAAGTATTTAGATGATGAAGTATTAGTAGAAATTGCAAAAAAACATGATGTTACTAGTTCACAAGTAATATTAAATTGGCATATTCAAAGAGGAATTTATGCAATACCTAAATCTGAAACACCTTCAAGAATTATAGAAAATTTTAATTCTCAAAATTTCACTTTAGATGAAGAAGATTTGAGAAAAATTGATTTAATGGATGGTGGAGTTAGATTTAGCGCTGATCCAGACGAATTCCCTTATGATAGAAAAATAGATTAA
- a CDS encoding C1 family peptidase, protein MNLGEMEKKFKEKNYRVLQNATLRMGITDAVMNNDVFAETIHVFSENIETGKVTSQKSSGRCWIFAALNTLRHKMNKEYNLENFELSQTYTFFWDKLEKSNFFLDAIIKTRSEDIDSRIVHHLLSTPQQDGGQWDMVVSLIQKYGVVPKSAMPEVFHSSNSAMLNKLLNKKLRLNAEIIRNSELDEKGLYDLKEEMMGEIYNFLCVMLGVPPRTVNFEYYDKDMKFHRDLEISPQDFYNKYINMDLNEYVSVINAPTQDKPFYEMFTVEFLGNVIGGKPVRYLNLPMNEFKELAIRQLSDGETVWFGCDVGQNSHRQLGIMDLNLYEFEKSLGIKFEQSKAANLEYCESLMTHAMVLSGVNIIDGKSTRWKVENSWGEANGKDGYFVMSDEWMDKYTYQIVVNKKYLSKELQNKLKDEPIKLRPWDPMGSLAICK, encoded by the coding sequence ATGAATCTTGGAGAAATGGAAAAAAAATTTAAGGAGAAAAATTATAGAGTATTACAAAATGCTACTCTTAGAATGGGTATCACAGATGCTGTCATGAATAATGATGTATTTGCTGAAACTATACATGTATTTTCTGAAAATATTGAAACAGGTAAGGTTACTAGCCAAAAATCTAGTGGAAGATGTTGGATATTTGCAGCTTTAAATACATTAAGACATAAAATGAATAAAGAGTACAATCTAGAAAATTTTGAATTATCTCAAACATATACATTCTTTTGGGATAAATTAGAAAAATCAAACTTTTTCTTAGACGCTATAATTAAAACTCGTAGCGAAGATATAGATTCAAGAATAGTGCACCATCTATTATCTACACCACAACAAGATGGAGGACAATGGGATATGGTTGTATCTCTAATACAAAAATATGGAGTGGTACCAAAAAGTGCTATGCCAGAAGTATTTCACTCATCAAATTCAGCTATGTTAAATAAACTATTAAACAAAAAATTAAGATTAAATGCTGAAATAATTAGAAATAGTGAGTTAGATGAAAAAGGATTATATGATCTTAAAGAAGAAATGATGGGAGAAATATATAACTTCCTATGTGTTATGTTAGGAGTTCCACCAAGAACAGTTAACTTTGAATATTATGATAAAGATATGAAATTCCATAGAGATTTAGAAATTAGCCCACAAGATTTCTATAATAAATATATCAACATGGATTTAAATGAATATGTAAGTGTAATTAATGCACCTACACAAGATAAACCTTTCTATGAAATGTTTACAGTAGAATTTTTAGGTAATGTTATAGGTGGAAAACCTGTAAGATATTTAAATTTACCTATGAATGAATTTAAAGAGTTAGCTATAAGACAACTTAGCGATGGAGAAACTGTATGGTTTGGTTGTGATGTAGGTCAAAATTCTCATAGACAATTAGGAATTATGGATTTAAATTTATACGAATTTGAGAAGAGTTTAGGAATTAAATTTGAACAAAGTAAAGCAGCTAATCTAGAATATTGTGAAAGTTTAATGACTCATGCTATGGTACTTTCTGGAGTAAATATAATTGATGGTAAATCAACTAGATGGAAGGTAGAAAATAGCTGGGGTGAAGCTAATGGTAAAGATGGATATTTTGTAATGAGTGATGAATGGATGGATAAATATACTTATCAAATAGTAGTAAATAAAAAATATCTATCTAAAGAACTACAAAATAAATTAAAAGATGAACCAATAAAATTAAGACCATGGGATCCTATGGGGTCACTTGCAATTTGTAAATAA
- a CDS encoding hydroxymethylglutaryl-CoA reductase, degradative has translation MWKDSYKKTREERIKLLKENGNIGHESFEYLMDSSVLSNEMADKFIENQVGVYGIPLGLATNFLINDKEYVIPFAIEEPSVIAAACNAAKIIKNSGGFRARIVERLIIGQIAIYDVIEYEKNISNILAIKDKLLNIANESQPNIVNLGGGARDIKVERKEDFLIIYLYVDTVDAMGANTVNTMLETIAPVILEVCHGTKLMSIISNYSTSSMTHAECSIEVEESLGKRIEKAIEFANIDTYRAVTNNKGIFNGIDAISLATGNDWRAIEAGLHAYAARSGKYQSLSNWKYIDGKLHGSIDLPLAIASFGGSVGVHPTSKIALEILGNPNAKELAEITACVGLAQNFAALRALVTVGIQKGHMKLQLKSFGMYLGLSDEEIKKLEIEFENETHITLDKVKEKIKYID, from the coding sequence ATGTGGAAAGATAGCTACAAAAAAACAAGAGAAGAAAGAATAAAATTACTAAAAGAAAATGGAAATATTGGGCATGAATCTTTTGAATATTTAATGGATTCATCTGTACTTAGTAATGAAATGGCAGATAAGTTTATAGAAAATCAAGTAGGTGTTTACGGTATACCTTTAGGTCTTGCAACAAATTTCTTAATTAATGATAAAGAATATGTAATACCATTTGCTATAGAAGAACCATCGGTTATAGCTGCAGCATGTAATGCTGCTAAAATAATTAAAAATAGTGGTGGTTTTAGAGCAAGAATAGTAGAAAGACTAATAATAGGTCAAATAGCAATATACGATGTTATAGAATATGAAAAAAATATTTCAAATATTTTAGCAATTAAAGATAAGTTATTAAATATTGCAAATGAATCTCAGCCTAATATAGTTAATTTAGGTGGTGGAGCTAGAGATATTAAAGTAGAAAGAAAAGAAGACTTTTTAATTATATATCTTTATGTAGACACAGTAGATGCCATGGGTGCAAATACTGTAAATACTATGCTAGAAACCATAGCTCCAGTTATACTTGAAGTATGTCATGGTACTAAATTAATGAGCATAATATCTAATTATTCAACTTCTAGTATGACTCATGCAGAATGTAGTATAGAAGTAGAAGAAAGTTTAGGTAAAAGAATAGAAAAAGCTATTGAATTTGCCAATATAGATACCTATAGAGCTGTAACTAATAATAAGGGTATATTTAATGGTATAGATGCCATATCACTTGCTACAGGTAATGATTGGAGGGCAATAGAGGCAGGACTTCATGCTTATGCTGCAAGAAGTGGGAAATACCAAAGTTTAAGTAACTGGAAATATATAGATGGTAAATTACACGGAAGCATTGATTTACCACTAGCTATAGCAAGTTTTGGAGGATCTGTAGGGGTTCATCCTACAAGTAAGATAGCTTTAGAAATATTAGGTAATCCTAATGCTAAAGAACTAGCAGAGATAACTGCATGTGTTGGACTTGCACAAAATTTTGCTGCACTTAGGGCCTTAGTTACTGTGGGAATACAAAAAGGTCATATGAAATTACAACTAAAATCATTTGGAATGTATTTAGGTTTAAGTGATGAAGAAATAAAAAAATTAGAAATAGAATTTGAGAATGAAACTCATATTACTTTAGACAAGGTTAAGGAAAAAATTAAATATATAGATTAG
- a CDS encoding hydroxymethylglutaryl-CoA synthase encodes MNIGIDKIGVEFSDKYLDIKDLAVSRNVEVEKYTKGIGQLEMSFTSKNQDIVTLAIKAARDILTEEDKKAIDVVIIGTESSVDESKASSVYIKNYLGINDFCKCIEIKQACFGATAALDYAKAHIALRPESKVLVIAADIAKYGKNTGGEVTQGAGAIAMLISQNPSIVKFNNDEVSVSEDIMDFWRPTYSKYAIVDGKFSVDKYLELLKRSYDEYKKYNDTNFKAICLHVPYSKMAYKGLTSITGDENILNEFEASTMYNKRVGNIYTGSLFLSMLSLILNSKNIKSGDRIGMFSYGSGAVAEFFSITLVDGYEKVLDKKLIEEKLNNRRRCSVEEYENIFFEDIILDEEGNADIGMIEDSAYLREIRNHKRIYEVI; translated from the coding sequence ATGAATATAGGAATAGATAAAATAGGAGTAGAATTCTCTGATAAATATTTAGATATTAAAGATTTAGCTGTTTCTCGTAATGTAGAAGTAGAAAAATATACTAAGGGTATAGGACAACTTGAAATGTCATTTACTTCTAAAAATCAAGATATAGTTACTCTTGCTATTAAGGCAGCAAGAGATATTCTAACAGAAGAAGATAAAAAAGCAATAGATGTAGTAATAATAGGAACTGAAAGTTCAGTTGATGAATCTAAGGCTTCAAGTGTGTATATCAAAAATTATTTAGGAATTAATGATTTTTGTAAATGCATAGAAATAAAGCAAGCATGTTTTGGAGCAACAGCAGCTCTTGATTATGCTAAAGCACATATAGCGCTTAGACCAGAATCTAAAGTTTTAGTAATAGCAGCAGATATTGCTAAATATGGTAAAAATACTGGTGGTGAGGTTACTCAAGGTGCAGGTGCCATAGCTATGCTTATTTCTCAAAATCCTAGCATAGTTAAATTTAATAATGATGAAGTATCTGTAAGTGAAGATATTATGGATTTCTGGAGACCAACTTATTCAAAATATGCTATAGTTGATGGAAAATTTTCAGTGGATAAATATTTAGAGTTATTGAAAAGATCATACGATGAGTATAAAAAATATAATGACACTAACTTTAAAGCAATTTGCTTACATGTTCCATATAGTAAGATGGCATACAAAGGGCTTACATCTATTACAGGAGATGAAAATATTTTAAATGAATTTGAAGCATCTACTATGTATAATAAAAGGGTAGGAAATATATATACTGGTTCATTATTCCTATCTATGTTATCATTAATATTAAATTCTAAAAATATTAAATCTGGAGATAGAATAGGAATGTTTAGTTATGGTTCAGGAGCTGTAGCTGAATTTTTTTCTATAACTTTAGTTGATGGATATGAAAAAGTATTAGATAAAAAATTAATAGAAGAAAAATTAAATAATAGAAGAAGATGTAGTGTAGAGGAATATGAAAATATATTCTTTGAAGATATTATCTTAGATGAAGAAGGTAATGCAGATATTGGTATGATTGAAGATAGTGCTTATCTTAGAGAAATTAGAAATCATAAAAGAATATATGAAGTGATATAA
- a CDS encoding thiolase family protein — protein sequence MVSIIKAMRTAIGKYNGMFKDIELVDFSADLVKNITEGIKIDEVILGNVLANNLGQNIARQIAIKGNLGEEVPAYLVNMVCGSGMKAIELGFNSIKSGDNKVVLVGGVEKMTGSENMLKDGLTDAFSNTHMGITAENIVDRYGFSREVLDDFAFNSQRKAQTAIENGYFKEEIYNEMVDEYPRFNLEREKLSKLKAAFKEDGKVTAANSSGINDGAAMLVLADNEYARDNNLEILATIKGFATVGNDPNYMGLAPIFSTKKLLEKYDLSVEDIDLFEANEAFSAVSLAFNKELNIPEEKINVNGGAIALGHPIGASGARIVITLVHELIRRNLKRGIATLCVGGGQGISILIER from the coding sequence TTGGTATCAATAATAAAGGCTATGAGGACAGCCATAGGTAAGTATAATGGGATGTTTAAAGATATAGAGCTTGTAGATTTTTCAGCTGATTTAGTTAAGAATATTACAGAAGGAATAAAAATTGATGAAGTAATATTAGGTAATGTATTGGCAAATAATTTAGGGCAAAATATAGCAAGACAAATAGCTATTAAAGGTAATTTAGGAGAAGAAGTTCCAGCATATTTAGTAAATATGGTATGTGGATCTGGAATGAAGGCTATAGAACTTGGATTTAATAGTATAAAAAGTGGAGATAATAAGGTAGTACTTGTAGGTGGAGTAGAGAAAATGACAGGAAGTGAAAACATGCTAAAAGATGGATTAACTGATGCATTTTCTAATACACATATGGGAATTACTGCAGAAAATATTGTAGATAGATATGGATTTAGTAGAGAAGTTTTAGATGATTTTGCATTTAATTCTCAAAGAAAAGCACAAACTGCTATAGAAAATGGATATTTTAAAGAAGAAATATATAATGAGATGGTAGATGAATATCCAAGATTTAATTTAGAAAGAGAAAAACTATCAAAATTAAAAGCAGCATTTAAAGAAGATGGTAAAGTAACTGCAGCTAATTCATCAGGTATTAATGATGGAGCTGCAATGTTAGTATTGGCAGATAATGAATATGCTAGAGATAATAATTTAGAAATATTAGCAACTATCAAAGGATTTGCTACAGTTGGAAATGATCCAAACTATATGGGACTTGCTCCAATATTTTCAACTAAAAAACTTTTAGAAAAATATGATTTAAGTGTAGAAGATATAGATTTATTTGAAGCAAATGAAGCTTTTAGTGCAGTATCTTTAGCATTTAATAAGGAACTAAATATACCGGAAGAAAAAATAAATGTTAATGGTGGAGCTATAGCTTTAGGGCATCCTATAGGAGCAAGTGGAGCTAGAATAGTAATAACATTAGTACATGAATTAATAAGAAGAAACCTAAAAAGAGGTATTGCAACTCTTTGTGTGGGAGGAGGTCAAGGAATTTCAATTTTAATTGAAAGATAA